From a region of the Leptospira montravelensis genome:
- a CDS encoding SHOCT domain-containing protein, whose product MNTTAKRNITDRDTDFSLFINPLTASAKIFCVLILFFFVFGCSSFSRKIKLIESSASIAFFEVEEEEWKKIFPTEISLLKINANNFNELTTVLKSIQYKRGVLAYEDWDVLVPESYLPDIQKFAEKIGKNEEPKVYLCILKLDDILSPNVKILKTSFYFLSTKNGLVLLFHEMNTNITFQTQYSFEDWVIFHPSLIQPIYRPELWLRDKYQTSLYKDKSRSKNAIYGNIIIFNVPELIPNPPLFRYPKEDENNLPLEPWKTVPEKLKALEEMRKNKLITDEEFDRKKTELLKEF is encoded by the coding sequence ATGAATACCACTGCTAAAAGAAATATTACAGATCGCGACACAGATTTTAGCCTATTCATAAATCCATTAACGGCAAGTGCAAAAATTTTCTGCGTTTTGATTCTATTTTTTTTTGTATTCGGTTGTTCTAGTTTTTCAAGAAAAATCAAATTAATTGAATCTTCTGCTTCTATTGCGTTTTTCGAAGTGGAAGAAGAGGAATGGAAAAAAATATTTCCAACCGAGATATCTTTACTTAAAATTAACGCTAATAATTTTAATGAACTAACCACTGTATTAAAATCCATTCAATACAAACGTGGTGTCCTTGCGTATGAAGATTGGGATGTCTTGGTTCCGGAATCCTACCTTCCTGATATTCAAAAGTTTGCTGAAAAAATTGGAAAAAACGAAGAGCCAAAGGTATACCTTTGCATTTTGAAATTAGATGATATTCTTTCACCTAATGTTAAAATTTTAAAAACCAGTTTTTATTTCCTAAGTACTAAAAATGGTTTGGTATTATTGTTTCATGAAATGAATACGAATATAACGTTCCAAACACAATATTCTTTTGAGGATTGGGTGATTTTTCATCCTTCACTAATTCAACCAATTTACAGACCCGAACTTTGGTTGCGTGATAAGTATCAGACAAGTTTGTACAAAGACAAAAGTAGAAGTAAAAATGCAATTTATGGAAATATTATTATTTTTAATGTTCCAGAGTTAATACCAAACCCTCCTCTTTTTCGTTACCCAAAGGAAGATGAAAATAATCTGCCGTTGGAACCGTGGAAGACAGTACCTGAAAAATTAAAGGCATTAGAAGAAATGCGAAAAAACAAACTTATCACTGATGAAGAATTTGATCGTAAAAAAACGGAACTTTTAAAAGAATTTTAA